One window of the Eschrichtius robustus isolate mEscRob2 chromosome 13, mEscRob2.pri, whole genome shotgun sequence genome contains the following:
- the RASSF8 gene encoding ras association domain-containing protein 8 encodes MELKVWVDGVQRIVCGVTEVTTCQEVVIALAQAIGRTGRYTLIEKWRDTERHLAPHENPIISLNKWGQYASDVQLILRRTGPSLSERPTSDGVARVPERTLCRQSLPPLAKLRPQIDKAIKRREPKRKSLTFTGGAKGLMDIFGKGKETEFKQKVLNNCKTTADELKKLIHLQTEKLQSIEKELESNEIEIRFWEQKYNSSLEEEIVRLEQKIKRNDVEIEEEEFWENELQIEQENEKQLKDQLQEIRQKITECESKLKDYLGQIQTMESGLEAEKLQREVQEAQVNEEEVKGKIGKVRGEIDIQGQQSLRLENGIKAVERSLGQATKRLQDKEQELEQLTKELRQVNLQQFIQQTGTKVTVLPAEPIEVEASHADLEREAPFQSGSLKRPGSSRQLPSNLRILQNPISSGFNPEGIYV; translated from the exons GTCGAACTGGAAGGTACACGCTTATAGAAAAATGGAGAGATACTGAAAGACACTTAGCACCTCATGAAAATCCTATCATATCCTTAAACAAATGGGGGCAGTACGCTAGTGACGTACAGCTGATTCTACGTCGAACGGGGCCCTCTCTCAGTGAGCGGCCCACGTCGGATGGTGTGGCTCGAGTTCCTGAAAGAACTTTATGCAGGCAGAGTTTGCCCCCCTTAGCTAAACTGAGGCCTCAGATTGACAAAGCAATCAAAAGGAGAGAGCCTAAAAGGAAATCATTAACATTTACAGGAGGTGCCAAAGGGTTAATGGACATTTTTGgaaaaggtaaagaaactgaatttaagCAAAAGGTGCTGAATAACTGCAAAACAACAGCAGATGAGTTAAAGAAGCTGATCCATTTGCAGACAGAGAAGCTCCAATCCATTGAGAAAGAGCTAGaatcaaatgaaatagaaatacgATTTTGGGAGCAAAAATATAATTCTAGCCTTGAAGAGGAAATTGTCCGCCTGGAGCAAAAGATCAAAAGAAACGATGtagaaattgaagaggaagaatTTTGGGAAAATGAATTACAGATTGaacaggaaaatgaaaaacagcTGAAAGATCAACTTCaagaaataagacagaaaataacAGAATGTGAGAGCAAATTAAAGGACTATTTGGGTCAAATCCAGACTATGGAAAGTGGTCTTGAAGCAGAAAAATTGCAACGGGAAGTTCAAGAGGCACAGGTCAATGAAGAAGAGGTTAAAGGAAAGATCGGTAAGGTCAGAGGGGAAATTGACATTCAAGGCCAGCAGAGCCTGAGGCTGGAAAATGGTATTAAAGCTGTGGAAAGATCTCTCGGACAAGCCACCAAACGATTACAG GACAAAGAACAAGAATTGGAGCAGCTGACCAAGGAGCTGCGGCAAGTCAACCTCCAGCAGTTTATCCAGCAGACGGGGACGAAAGTCACCGTTTTGCCAGCGGAGCCCATCGAAGTGGAGGCCTCGCATGCAGACCTAGAAAGGG AGGCACCATTCCAGTCGGGGTCTCTGAAGCGACCTGGGTCCTCTCGGCAGCTCCCCAGTAATCTTCGTATTCTACAGAATCCTATCTCGTCTGGTTTTAATCCTGAAGGCATATATGTATAA